The DNA region TGCGTACTTAGCAATAGGCTCTAAATCCATTTTTGCACGGCGAGCATCGACATTATCAGGATCTTCTAATGGTGCTATATATGCAGGTCTTCCTTTATCTTTATCCGCATAGGTAATTTGAGATCCATAAATTTGTTTTTTCCCTGCATATATATTTGCACGATCTATAGTTAATGCTACATCCGCCTTTTTCACTTCTCCTTTTTCAGCTTGTTTTTTTAATAGAGGTAGATATTTATCAATGATACTCTTATCTGAATGTTGAATAATCATCCACTGAACAAAAGAGACATCACCCACTTGTTTTTTAGTTAACCAACCATATTGATCTAATAATTTTTTAAGCCGCATAATATTGATACTATCTGAAATGTCCGCTAGAGTCCATAGACTATCTACTTTTTTCGAATCCTCAATAATACTACTATCAAAAGTTACTAAATATCGATAATGTTGATCATCATACCACATTTCGTCCAATTGATGACGAAGTGCTAGATTATAATGATTCAATTGTGCAATTGAATCATCCTTCTGTTGTAATAATTTCTCAAATTCCGGCCATTGAATAAAAGAATGTAATTTTTTAAAATTTACATTTAGCCTCATTATTGTCAATTGAGGCACTTTACACATTTCTGCATAAAAACCAAGATACTTTATTGCTGAATCTAATTCATTAAGTTTACATGCGTCTTCTGCAGCCTTATAAAAAGATGTAGGATCGACACTATCTAAAGGATAATTTGAAAAAGTTTCACTATATGCTAACAATGCTTCCTTATATTTACCTTCCGAATACAAATCATTAGCCTCTTTGGATTGGGCAAATGCATTTGCAGTAATAACCACTTGCAAGAAAAATAATAAAACGTATTTCATATATTTTAATTTAAGCACTCATTTTCCATATTCCACTCTTTATAAAACTGCTCTAAAAATTGCAACAAAAACTGCTGTCTTTTTTCCGCTATTGCAATGGCTGTTCGCGTGTGCATTAATTCTTTCAGTTTCAATAATTTATCATAAAAATGTTGAACGGATGTATTTTGAGTAGGATCAATTGGATTATAAATTGAATGTCCAACGGAGCCGCCATAGGCAAATGCTCGCGCTATACCAATCGTCCCGATTGCATCTAGCCTGTCCGCATCTTGGACGATCTTTGCTTCAAGAGACTCCGCATGTTTTCCTTTACTAAAGGAAACTTGCGATACGATAGTCACTATCCGATCAATAAGACTCGTGCCTAATGAATATTCGGACAAGAAATTTCTAATCAGTTCTTCACTTTTATCCACACCCCCATTTAATTTGTAATCCCCAATATCATGTACCCAAGCAGCCAAAGTACACACAAACGCGTCCGCATGTTCCGCCTGTGCGATTTGCCGAGCCATATATGCTACACGAGCAATATGATAATAGTCGTGTCCTGTACTTTCATTTAAAAATTGGGATTTTATATCTGTTTCTATTTTTTCCAATAATAATTCTTTCTCCATTTCCATATTTCAAAAATAATGCATTCAATATATTTGCAGCCGTATGATGTTAGATGTTAAAGTTGGCTTGATGTGGGAGCCCGAAAATTTATGGAAAAACAAACCTTATTTTTCATTAGTTACTATTACTAAAAAAGATGGCATTCCTCAATACCGTCAAGATCTTCTCAACAAAAAAAATATCGACAAAATCAGTAGTCAGTGGAGTAGCTCTATCGTACAACTCTTGGAAGAGTTGAGCACAGAAGCCAATCTTAAAGTCGAAGCTGCTATCGCCAAACAAAAGGCCAAAATGGGCAATAATCCTACAGCGAATATGCTTTTTCAAAAAGCATTGACTGAGCACCGCATGAAACAAATCCAAATGTTGATGCCCAAAAGTGGAGCGATTGTTACCATGCACAAGATTATCAATAAGGAAACAGGAAATCCTTTAGTGGCACCTTGTAAATTTGCACGTAAAATAGCTCA from Rhizosphaericola mali includes:
- a CDS encoding DUF6624 domain-containing protein gives rise to the protein MKYVLLFFLQVVITANAFAQSKEANDLYSEGKYKEALLAYSETFSNYPLDSVDPTSFYKAAEDACKLNELDSAIKYLGFYAEMCKVPQLTIMRLNVNFKKLHSFIQWPEFEKLLQQKDDSIAQLNHYNLALRHQLDEMWYDDQHYRYLVTFDSSIIEDSKKVDSLWTLADISDSINIMRLKKLLDQYGWLTKKQVGDVSFVQWMIIQHSDKSIIDKYLPLLKKQAEKGEVKKADVALTIDRANIYAGKKQIYGSQITYADKDKGRPAYIAPLEDPDNVDARRAKMDLEPIAKYAKSKGIYWDLEAYKRNLPQFENWDFKNM
- a CDS encoding HD domain-containing protein, with product MEMEKELLLEKIETDIKSQFLNESTGHDYYHIARVAYMARQIAQAEHADAFVCTLAAWVHDIGDYKLNGGVDKSEELIRNFLSEYSLGTSLIDRIVTIVSQVSFSKGKHAESLEAKIVQDADRLDAIGTIGIARAFAYGGSVGHSIYNPIDPTQNTSVQHFYDKLLKLKELMHTRTAIAIAEKRQQFLLQFLEQFYKEWNMENECLN